The following DNA comes from Nitrospirota bacterium.
AACAGCGCCCTGATTGTCTCTAAAATTATATCCTGCATTATTCAGCCTCTGTACAGCCTGAAAAGGGGGCTGATGCCACCTCTGTCTATATATATGTTCTATTAATTTAACTTTATCATAGACATATATATAGTCAAGTATTATATGCAGTTAGGCGGCAGGAAGCGCAGTGAGGCAGGCTATGCTTTAATCTCTTAGGGTCTAATTCCCCGCAGCTCTGCTGCGATCTGATATGATGAGGAATGAGTCAGTACATACATAAAAGCCACAATGTTTCTGTATTGATGTATCACTTGGTGTGTACAGCGAAATATCGGAGAGTTGTTTTTAGCAAA
Coding sequences within:
- a CDS encoding IS200/IS605 family transposase; the encoded protein is MSQYIHKSHNVSVLMYHLVCTAKYRRVVFSK